From Pleurocapsa sp. PCC 7319:
GTGCAGGAGGGCATCTTAAGAGTGCAAAAGGAGAAGCCATCGTCCGTAAAACTCTTCATTCCATTATTGAAGAAGTTTATGCTTTGCTAGATTTTGGTAGTAGCGCCCTTGATGCCGTGATTCTGGGGTGTCAGCTATTAGAAAATCAGCCGATTTTCAATGCAGGTACTGGTTCCGTACTACAGTCTGATGGACAGATAAGGATGAGTGCTGCTTTGATGGATGGTGCTAGACAGCGTTTTAGTGGTGTAATTAATGTTTCCCGTGTCAGACATCCCATTGAACTGGCTAAGTTTTTGCAGGGAGAAGAAGATCGCGTACTCTCAGACTATGGAGCAACCGAGCTGTTAAGGGAATTAAATATACCTAGGTACGATCCCTTGATTGATATCAGGCTCAAAGAATGGATTCAAGAGCGGGAAGAAAACTTTGATAAGCATATGGCGGGCGTAGTTGCCGAGCAAGAGCTAGTTCATGAACCCCGCAAAGGTACAATTGGTGTCGTTGCCCTTGACTGCAACGGTAAAATCGCTGCGGGAACATCTACAGGGGGCAAAGGTTTAGAAAGAATTGGTCGAGTTAGTGATTCAGCAATGCCCGCAGGAAATTATGCTGATGCCTCTGCTGGGGTTAGCTGTACGGGCATTGGCGAAGACATCATGGAAGAATGTTTAGCTGCCAAAATAGTGATTCGCGTTACTGATGGCATGACTTTGGTAGATGCGATGCAGAAATCCATGACCGATTGCCGCGGTCGCCATCGAGATGTAGGGGCAATTGCGATCGCTAATGATGGGACAATCTCCTGGGGTAAAACTAGTGAAGTATTGTTAGCTGCTTATCATAATGGCGAAAAAATCGGCGATACTCTCAACTGGAATAACCAAGAATTAGTTGGGCATCACTAGAATTTTTTCTAGCTAAACCCCGTCCACATTGAAAACTGGAGTTTTGCTGGTTAAATAAAGTTTGAGTTAAAAGAATCAAGAACAACTTGTTATTTGCTACTTGTTACTTGTTACTTTCTCGAACAGTTACATTTAAAACTACAGGTTTCAAACTAGATTCGGTTTAGTTGCCTCATCCCTCATCCCTCATCCTTCATCTGTCTTATGTCCCAGAAGCAATTACGGAAAGCAGTGATCCCGGCAGCGGGTTTTGGTACTCGAATGTATCCCGCGACGAAAGTCTTGAAAAAAGAATTGTTGCCGATTATTGGTTCAGATGGCAGAGCTAAACCGATTATTTTGGCGATTGTGGAAGAGGCGATTAGTGCTGGTATTGAACAAGTGGGGATTGTGGTCCAAGAAAGCGATCGCGATTTATTTTATGATCTGTTTAAATCTCCACCCAAACCTGAATTATGGCAGAAACTATCAGCGGAAAATAAGGAATATAGTGAATATCTTCAGACTATTGGCGATCGCATCACTATCTTGACCCAAACTGAGCAGGAAGGATATGGTCACGCGGTTTTTTGCGCTCAAGATTGGGTAAACGATGAGCCATTTTTACTCTTACTAGGGGATCACGTCTATACTTCTAAACTTGATATTTCCTGTGCCCAACAAATGGTAAAGACTTATCAAAAAACGGGTACAAGTGTCATCGGCATCACCGTAATGAATGCCGATATTATTCACAAAGCTGGTTGTGTCAGTGGCTCCTGGAAAACTGAAAAATCTATTTTGGAAATAGAGCAAATTTATGAAAAGCCAACTGTCGAATACGCTAGAGAGCATCTACGAGTGTCATCAATGGCTGATGATGAATTTTTGGGCATCTTTGGCATGTATATTTTAGAGCCGGAAATCTTTGATTTGTTAGCCACAGATATCAATCATAATCAACGCTATAAAGGAGAATTTCAGTTAACTACTTGCTTAGATAAATTACGGAAAGAAAAAGGAGCGATCGCCTATTTAGTCCAGGGAAAATACTACGATACAGGAATGCCTTTGTTCTATCGCCAAACTATGATTGATTACTATAGCAATACCGTTAATCAGTAATCAGTAACCAGTAATCAGTAATCAGTAATCCTGTTGGATTTAGTACAAGATGACCCTCAACTGGCTAAATGCTCATCTAAGAATTCAGTAGTTTTTGCCCAAGCTTGCTCGGCTGCTTCTGGCACATAATTTTGACCAGAAGGATTGGCAAATGCGTGTCCTGCATTTTCATAGATCTCAATTTCTGCCTCTTTACCTAGTTCATTGAGAGTTGATTCTAAATTTTCTACTGTTTCTACGGGGATAGAACTATCTTCAGCGCCAAATATACCTAAAATCGGCATTTCTAAAGTACTTAATTCTTCTGTAGTTGCTTCTCCAACTTGACCGCCATAGTAAATTACTGCCGCATCTAGCTCTTGGGGAAATAGCAATGCAGTTTCGAGGGACCAACTACCACCAAAGCACCACCCAATAGTCGCTACCTTTGGTGCTTGTTTTTCTTCTGCTAAATAGTCGTATGCTTTAGTAATATTCGCTTCTGCACCGAAAGGATTATTGGCTACCTCCTGTACTAATTGACTGGCTTGTTCAGGAGTTTCAGCTATTTGTCCGTTATACAAATCAACTGCTAACACTTGATAGCCTTCGCCTGCTAACCTCTGTGTCATAGATTTAATATTGTCATTTAATCCCCACCACTCATGAATAGCCAGAATTCCTGGTAAAGGTTCCGTGGCATCTTGAGGATAAGCATAATAACCATTAATAGCTTGCCCGTCGATAGTGACGTATTCTACAGATTCTGTAGTTACAGGTACTTTAGGCTCGATTAAAGCGATCGCTGTGGGGCTGGGATAATCATAACGATGAGCTGCCAGGAGTGTTCCTGTTTCTGGCTGAATCAAAGATAATCCCAGGCTAAATAATAAACTAGCCAAAAATACGAATCCAATAACTAGCTTTTGCCGATTAATTATGTTCATAATCTTCCCCAGTGCTAAATAAAACTATTTTAGGTATTTCTATAATCTTTAACTCTAATACTAAATCCTATTAATACGGTTTTGGAAACAGTTACCGAGGGAGATATTCAAAAAATTACTGAGTTATGCAGTAGTGATCGCATTAACGAAGTAGAAAAATCTGAGTCTTCTGTTTTGAAGCCTTTGAGCTTATTTTCCAGAAGCAATAAAAATAGCGATGCTGCTGTAGCTGTTGTAAGATCCGACTCCGAATATAAAGTAAAACGGTTCTTTAACAACATAGTCAAACAAGTAACGATTGCTTTAGAGAAACAAGCCGAAACTAACAATTATGCGATCAACGATCTCGCCTGTACTTTACTAATTGCGATCGCAACTTCTGAAGGAATAGCTGCAATGCAGATTGGCGATGGTTTTATTACCGTCCGTTATTCAGAGAAAGACCCAGAATTACTTTTTGCCCCAGACAAAAATGAATATAATCTCAGCTAGAGCGATCGCTTTCTTACTGAGTTATATACAGCAAAATTTACATCTTCCTGAAGCCCTAATGCGATCGAATATCTTTTATTTTGATTTACAAGTATTAATGTAGTGCGATCGCACTTTTGATTTTCGGGTTAAGCGATCGCAAAGCACACTATTGATGCACGATAATTTCTTCGCGATTTATCTCAATGTAATCATTATTCTGCAACAAATTTACTATAGTGGATAAATTATTCTTAAAAATTTCTTCTAGTTCGCTATTTCTAATATTTCCTGTAGAAACCAATAGCAGCTTTGAGGGCTTTTGAATAGTAAAAAAAGAATCTACAAAATCCGCATCTTTAGTAATAACAATTCGTTCTTGCTCTATAGAAATATTATTAATTGCGGTATCAGAAGTAGCATTTTGTTGAGGTAAATCCCTTGTATGCAAAGTATCATAGCCATTGGCTTGTAGAAATTTAGCCAAACGTACTGGCAATTGGGCATCAACCAAAAACTTCATGAAGCGATTTTATAGATACTTTTGACTTGACTTAATCGTGCAGCAAATAGCAAAACTGCCTGGATATCTTCCACTTCCAAATCATCATAATCTGCTAGAATTTCCTCTGTTGTCATTCCTGAACTCAGAAGCTCTAGAATAAATTCAACAGGATACCTTAATCCTCTAATACAAGGTTTGCCATGACAGATATCTTGATGCAGCGTAATTCTTTGTAGAAGCTGATTTGCCATAATTTTGACTTAGGCTACTTTACTGTTGTTTTTAATATTTTATATGCTGTGTTGCGATCGCACTTTTGATTTTCGGGTTAAGCGATCGCCATATTAATATAGATAGCTACAAAATATTAAGTCGTTCGATGAATTTTCTAATTGCCCGTGGTAAATCCTTAGAGTTATTCTGATAGGTCAATTCCAACATTTGCCAAGCTATCTTTAAAACGCGATCGCGATCGAATCTCTCTGATAATTGTTCTACAGAGTAAATACCACCAAAAGCTTCTTTTGCTGCTTCCAAGCTAGCTAACTCTACAGCCTCTTCTAAATAATCATCCCAATCAGTAGCTTTTATATAGTAAGAATTTCTCTCTCTTTGATTTAGTTTTTTGATCCTCACTATGGCATTGACAATAGATGCCAACCAAGAATTAGTCATTCTCTGTTCTGCCTGATGCTTAATCAAATGAGCTAGCAATATTATTAGATAAGATTCAATATTTCTAATAATTGCTTTTCTGCCCATTTCTTCCAATTCATCTATCAGAGCGATCGCTTCGGTAGTATTGCCAGAAACTAACAATTGTCTCAATTCTGCGAGTTCTTCCATTGCGTATCTATCCTAGAACTCAATAGAGAGTATCCTTGTACTTAATATATTGTATATGTTACTTTGACTCTATTTTTTCTTGGTAATGCGATCGCCAATAATAGCTGACTTTATACTTGCTTTTTTAGGACTACCGTTTATCGTTCATTGTTTGATATCTTTCTGGCTTGAAACACACTTTTATCCTAATTGGTGACATCCTCCTACGCTGACTGCTTGGCAGTACAGACGTAGGCTTCCAACTCTCGCAAGTTGGCATTTCTGGATCGGCACTTATCTAGATACGAGATCCCCGACAGTACGCCACTACCAGACAGTTTCCATTCCCGACAGTCCGTCGGTACTGATTTCAATCCTCGTTGTAAAATCACTCTCCCGCTAGCATGATCTCTTGTAGTAGAGTAGCCACATTCAGGACAATTGTGAACTCGTTGAGTCAGTTGTTTTTTCCCTGTGTGAGCATTACACTCAGGACAAATTTGACTGGTGTATTTATGGTCTACTTGCTGAAAGTATTTGCCACGTTTCCAGCATATCCAGGACAACAAATCTCGAAATTGACCGAAGCCACCATCAAGCATTTGCTTGCCTAAAAATCCTCTAGCAGTCATTTTAAAGTTGATGTCCTCCACAAAAATCATGTCTGCCATGTCACACAGAAGATGGCTAGTTTGAAAGTGAAAGTTTTTACGAGTATTAGATATTTGATGGTGAACTCTAGCTACTTTAAGCTGTGCTTTTTCCCAGTTTTTAGACCGTTTTTTCTTACGAGATACCTTCCGTTGCAGCACTTTAAGCCTACTTTGGAGTTCTCGAAAAAAAAGTGCCGGTTCAACTCGGAAGTTATCGCTAGTTACCAAAAAAGATTCCAGTCCAATGTCAATCCCAATCCCACGCCCAAAAGGCAACGGGTCGGGTACTTTGACATCGCATTGAATAGTTACTACTGCATACCAAATAGTTCCTCTTGCTCTGGCTACAATCCTGACTCCTTTGACCTTAAATCCATCGGGTATGGGTCGATGCTGATTGATTTTGATTTCACCAATCTTCGGCAGTTTTACTATCCCATTTTCGATGGGATTTAACTTAAATTGAGGAAACAGAAAAGATTGATATCTTCCGTACTTCTTATAGCGAGGGAAACCAAAACCTCTATTCTTAAAAGCTTCCCAGGTGTTATGCATTCGCTTAACAACATCCTGAGTTACTTGAGAATGAACTTGTTTGTACCGAGGATTAGTCTTTTTCCATTGAGTCAGTTGTCGTTTCTGCTCCAAATAGCTCGGAAAAGAAATGTCAGCAGACATAATATATTCTCGATTAATTGAGCAAGAGTACAAACTACATTTTCTCGAAGCAATCCAATCTTTGAGGTCGCGCAAACATCGGTTATACAAATGTCGACACGTCTCCAGCCAATCAAGCATCATCCCCTGTTGCTCAACAGTTGGTTCAATTCGATAGGTGTAATTCAGAGTCAACATCAGGACATTTTAGCATAGAACATGACCGGCGATAAAACTTGTAATAATCAAAAACCTAGCCTCGGCTCCCATCCCACGCTGACAGGCTATCAC
This genomic window contains:
- a CDS encoding protein phosphatase 2C domain-containing protein, which encodes METVTEGDIQKITELCSSDRINEVEKSESSVLKPLSLFSRSNKNSDAAVAVVRSDSEYKVKRFFNNIVKQVTIALEKQAETNNYAINDLACTLLIAIATSEGIAAMQIGDGFITVRYSEKDPELLFAPDKNEYNLS
- a CDS encoding DUF433 domain-containing protein; translation: MANQLLQRITLHQDICHGKPCIRGLRYPVEFILELLSSGMTTEEILADYDDLEVEDIQAVLLFAARLSQVKSIYKIAS
- a CDS encoding DUF5615 family PIN-like protein; its protein translation is MKFLVDAQLPVRLAKFLQANGYDTLHTRDLPQQNATSDTAINNISIEQERIVITKDADFVDSFFTIQKPSKLLLVSTGNIRNSELEEIFKNNLSTIVNLLQNNDYIEINREEIIVHQ
- a CDS encoding isoaspartyl peptidase/L-asparaginase is translated as MSNKAVKPKLIIHGGAGGHLKSAKGEAIVRKTLHSIIEEVYALLDFGSSALDAVILGCQLLENQPIFNAGTGSVLQSDGQIRMSAALMDGARQRFSGVINVSRVRHPIELAKFLQGEEDRVLSDYGATELLRELNIPRYDPLIDIRLKEWIQEREENFDKHMAGVVAEQELVHEPRKGTIGVVALDCNGKIAAGTSTGGKGLERIGRVSDSAMPAGNYADASAGVSCTGIGEDIMEECLAAKIVIRVTDGMTLVDAMQKSMTDCRGRHRDVGAIAIANDGTISWGKTSEVLLAAYHNGEKIGDTLNWNNQELVGHH
- a CDS encoding UTP--glucose-1-phosphate uridylyltransferase, encoding MSQKQLRKAVIPAAGFGTRMYPATKVLKKELLPIIGSDGRAKPIILAIVEEAISAGIEQVGIVVQESDRDLFYDLFKSPPKPELWQKLSAENKEYSEYLQTIGDRITILTQTEQEGYGHAVFCAQDWVNDEPFLLLLGDHVYTSKLDISCAQQMVKTYQKTGTSVIGITVMNADIIHKAGCVSGSWKTEKSILEIEQIYEKPTVEYAREHLRVSSMADDEFLGIFGMYILEPEIFDLLATDINHNQRYKGEFQLTTCLDKLRKEKGAIAYLVQGKYYDTGMPLFYRQTMIDYYSNTVNQ
- a CDS encoding DUF29 family protein; protein product: MEELAELRQLLVSGNTTEAIALIDELEEMGRKAIIRNIESYLIILLAHLIKHQAEQRMTNSWLASIVNAIVRIKKLNQRERNSYYIKATDWDDYLEEAVELASLEAAKEAFGGIYSVEQLSERFDRDRVLKIAWQMLELTYQNNSKDLPRAIRKFIERLNIL
- a CDS encoding dienelactone hydrolase family protein; the protein is MNIINRQKLVIGFVFLASLLFSLGLSLIQPETGTLLAAHRYDYPSPTAIALIEPKVPVTTESVEYVTIDGQAINGYYAYPQDATEPLPGILAIHEWWGLNDNIKSMTQRLAGEGYQVLAVDLYNGQIAETPEQASQLVQEVANNPFGAEANITKAYDYLAEEKQAPKVATIGWCFGGSWSLETALLFPQELDAAVIYYGGQVGEATTEELSTLEMPILGIFGAEDSSIPVETVENLESTLNELGKEAEIEIYENAGHAFANPSGQNYVPEAAEQAWAKTTEFLDEHLAS
- a CDS encoding RNA-guided endonuclease TnpB family protein → MLTLNYTYRIEPTVEQQGMMLDWLETCRHLYNRCLRDLKDWIASRKCSLYSCSINREYIMSADISFPSYLEQKRQLTQWKKTNPRYKQVHSQVTQDVVKRMHNTWEAFKNRGFGFPRYKKYGRYQSFLFPQFKLNPIENGIVKLPKIGEIKINQHRPIPDGFKVKGVRIVARARGTIWYAVVTIQCDVKVPDPLPFGRGIGIDIGLESFLVTSDNFRVEPALFFRELQSRLKVLQRKVSRKKKRSKNWEKAQLKVARVHHQISNTRKNFHFQTSHLLCDMADMIFVEDINFKMTARGFLGKQMLDGGFGQFRDLLSWICWKRGKYFQQVDHKYTSQICPECNAHTGKKQLTQRVHNCPECGYSTTRDHASGRVILQRGLKSVPTDCREWKLSGSGVLSGISYLDKCRSRNANLRELEAYVCTAKQSA